CCCCGGACATCGCGAAGGACGAGTGGGACCGTGTCGTCGGGGTCAGCCTGACCGGGATGTTCCTCTGTATGAAGCATCAGATCCCCCTCATGCTCCGGCAGGGGGGCGGCGCGATCGTCAACGCCTCGTCAGGCGCCGGCGTCAAGGGTTTCAAGGGACAGGCGGCCTACGCCGCGGCCAAGCACGGCGTCATCGGCCCGACCCGCTCCATCGCCCTCGACCACGCGGCATCCAACATCCGCGTCAACGCCGTGTGCCCCGGCATCATCGACACCGAGATGATCCAGCGCTTCGCCGCAAGCACACCCGGAGGACGGGACGCCCTGATCGCGGAAGAGCCCATCGGACGCCTCGGCACGCCGGACGAGATCGCCGCCGCCGTGCTCTGGCTCTGCTCGGACGCCGCGTCCTTCGCCGCCGGCCACGCCCTGGTCGTCGACGGCGGCCAGACCGTCCGACCGCGGACCGGCGACGCCCTGCCGCGAGCCCGTCCAGGCGGCCCCGACACAGTCGCACCGCGACACCGCCGTACTCGAAGGGACAACACCACATGAACCCCACATACGAATTCACCGGCCAGGTCGCCTTCGTCACCGGCGCCGGCGCCGGTATGGGCCTGGCGACCGCCCGCGCGTTCGCCGCCTCCGGAGCCGCCGTCGCCCTCACCGACATCGACGAGGCGGCCCTGAACGCGGCCGCGAAGGAACTCACCGACGCCGGCCACCAGGCCCTCGCCCTCACGTGTGACGTCAGCGACGAGGACCAGGTCGCCGCCGCCGTCGACCGGACCGTGGAGACCTTCGGCCGCCTCGACATGGCCTACAACAACGCCGGCATCCAGATCCCGCCCAGCGACGCCGCCGACGAACCCGCCGAGAGGTTCGACCGCGTCAACGCCGTCAACCTCCGCGGCGTGTGGGCCTGCATGAAGCACGAACTGCGGCACATGCGCGCACAGGACAGCGGCGCGATCGTCAACTGCTCCTCCCTGGGCGGCCTGGTCGGTCTCCCCGGCCGCGCCTCCTACCACGCCTCCAAACACGGCGTGATCGGCCTGACCACCAGCGCCGCCCTTGAATACGCCCCGCGCGGCATCCGCATCAACGCCGTCTGTCCCGGCACCATCGACACCCCCATGGTCAGCGACATGATCGCCAAGGGAGAACTCGACCGCGCCGAGGCCGAGGCCGACCAGCCCGTCAACCGGCTCGGCACCGCCGAGGAGATCGCCCAGGCGGTCCTGTGGCTGTGCAGCCCCGGAGCGGGCTTCGTCATCGGCGTCGCCCTCCCCGTGGACGGCGGCTACGTCGCCCGCTAGAAACAGCCCCCCACGAAAGAGAGCAGAGAGAGATCATGGAATTCATCAAGCAGCAGCCCAGCAGCAAGGCCCCGGCGGACTGGTTCACCGGCGACGTGTGGTGGGACGTCATCGTGGCCGGACAGGCCCCGTCCAGGATGCGCGCCAACCTGGTCCGCTTCTCGCCGGGCGCCCGCACCAACTGGCACTCCCACGCTGTGGGCCAGACCCTGCACGTCGTTTCCGGCATCGCCCTGATCGGTACCCGGGACGGCACCGTCTTCGAGGCCCACCCCGGCGAGACCGTCGCCTGCCCGCCGAACGAGGAGCACTGGCACGGCGCCGCCCCCGACCGGTTCATGGAACACATCGCCCTGTGGGAGGGCACGGACGACGGCACCCCCGAGACCGCCTGGGCCGAGCCGGTCACCGACCAGCAGTACACCGGCTCCCGCACCCGCAACCGGTAGTCCCGGCCCCCCGATCACGCAGGCCAGG
This portion of the Streptomyces canus genome encodes:
- a CDS encoding glucose 1-dehydrogenase, which encodes MNPTYEFTGQVAFVTGAGAGMGLATARAFAASGAAVALTDIDEAALNAAAKELTDAGHQALALTCDVSDEDQVAAAVDRTVETFGRLDMAYNNAGIQIPPSDAADEPAERFDRVNAVNLRGVWACMKHELRHMRAQDSGAIVNCSSLGGLVGLPGRASYHASKHGVIGLTTSAALEYAPRGIRINAVCPGTIDTPMVSDMIAKGELDRAEAEADQPVNRLGTAEEIAQAVLWLCSPGAGFVIGVALPVDGGYVAR
- a CDS encoding (R)-mandelonitrile lyase — protein: MEFIKQQPSSKAPADWFTGDVWWDVIVAGQAPSRMRANLVRFSPGARTNWHSHAVGQTLHVVSGIALIGTRDGTVFEAHPGETVACPPNEEHWHGAAPDRFMEHIALWEGTDDGTPETAWAEPVTDQQYTGSRTRNR